The genomic DNA AGTAACGTTGTAAATGCAAAAAAGAAAATTGCAATTGAAATAAATATTGGACCAAACCCTGTCATCACAGTTTCAACTGCTTGTTGCGTATAAATTGGACCTGCTTCCACATTTCCTATGTTTTTTACAATAGCGCGTTTCCCTTCAGGTATAACATTATACATACCTGTAATTAATATCATAAGAGCTGTCGCTGTACATACGACAATTGTATCGATATATACGGAAAACGCTTGAACTAATCCTTGTTTTGCAGGATGCGATACTTCAGCAGCAGCCGAACTATACGTCGCTTCTCCGACACCAGCAACGTTTGAAAATACAGCGCGTTTTACGCCCCATGCAATAGCTGCACCAACAATTCCACCAAACATTTCATTTACACCAAATGCGCTAGAGAAAATTAAAGCAAACATACTTGGAATCTCCGTTACATTCGCAATTAATATGATACATGTAACAATTACATAACCAATTGCCATAAATGGAACAAGCATTTGAGAAACGCCAGCAATTCTCTTTACACCACCAAAAATAATTGCTGCTAGTAACACGACTAAAAATATACCAGTTATATATTTGTTAATACCATTAGAGTTTTCAAATCCAACTGCGATACTACTAGATTGAATACCTGGTAATAACACGCCATATGAAAGTGTTACAACTACCGCTACAATGACTGCAAACCATTTCATTTTTAAACCTTTCTCAATGAAATATGGAGTACCGCCGCGATATTCATTCCCTACTTTACTTTTGTATACTTGAGATAATGTTGATTCAACAAACGCGCTCGCTGCCCCTAACAAAGCCATTACCCACATCCAAAATACAGCTCCAGGCCCGCCGAAAGCGATTGCTGTCGCTACCCCTGCGATATTACCAATTCCAACTCTTCCTGATAAGGCTAAACAAAATGCCTGAAAAGATGATATTCCCGTCTCTGAACTCTTTCCTTCAAATAATAGTTTAATCATCTCTTTAAAATAACGAATTTGCAAAAAGCGTGTTGCAATCGTGAAATATACGCCTGCCCCTAATGCAAAAACAACTAAACCGATACTCCACACTTGCCCTACTAACCATTCTACTAAATTCTCCATCCAAATCCCCCTTATCATTCTTTTGAAAAACAATTTTGTATATAAGAAAACGGACAACTATTATCAAACTTTCTAGTTGTCCGCATCTTTCATTATTTCAT from Bacillus cereus G9842 includes the following:
- a CDS encoding alanine/glycine:cation symporter family protein is translated as MENLVEWLVGQVWSIGLVVFALGAGVYFTIATRFLQIRYFKEMIKLLFEGKSSETGISSFQAFCLALSGRVGIGNIAGVATAIAFGGPGAVFWMWVMALLGAASAFVESTLSQVYKSKVGNEYRGGTPYFIEKGLKMKWFAVIVAVVVTLSYGVLLPGIQSSSIAVGFENSNGINKYITGIFLVVLLAAIIFGGVKRIAGVSQMLVPFMAIGYVIVTCIILIANVTEIPSMFALIFSSAFGVNEMFGGIVGAAIAWGVKRAVFSNVAGVGEATYSSAAAEVSHPAKQGLVQAFSVYIDTIVVCTATALMILITGMYNVIPEGKRAIVKNIGNVEAGPIYTQQAVETVMTGFGPIFISIAIFFFAFTTLLAYYYIAETTLTYLDRQLKYGWLKPVLKFGFLIMVYIGSVESASLLWNLGDLGIGSMAWLNLIAILLLSKIALKVLKDYETQKKEGKDPVFNPKNVGIEGLTFWEERSKEVERKSSREKVIVDDNLKL